The DNA segment AGGCACCGGTCGACCTGCTGTGGAACGGCGGCATCGGCACGTACGTGAAGTCCTCGGCGGAGTCCAACGCCGACGTGGGCGACAAGTCCAACGACGCCATCCGGGTCAACGGCGAGGACCTGCGGGTCAAGGTCGTCGGCGAGGGCGGCAACCTGGGCCTGACCCAGCTGGGCCGGATCGAGTTCGCCACGGCCGGCGGCAGGATCAACACCGACGCGATCGACAACAGCGCCGGTGTGGACACCTCCGACCACGAGGTGAACATCAAGATCCTGCTCAACGCCGTGGTCGCCGACGGCGACATGACGGTCAAGCAGCGCAACAAGCTGCTGGCCGCGATGACCGACGAGGTCGGCGCGCTGGTGCTGCGCAACAACTACGCGCAGAACACCGCACTGGCGCTGGCCCTCGCCCAGTCCTCCAGCATGCTCCACGCCCAGCAGCGCTTCATGCGCCGCCTGGTGCGCGACGGCGACCTCGACCGGGCGCTGGAGTTCCTGCCCACCGACCGGCAGATCCGGGAGCGGCTGACCGCCGGCCGCGGGCTGACCCAGCCCGAGACCGCGGTGCTCCTGGCGTACACCAAGATCACGGTCGCCGAGGCGCTGATCCAGACCGGACTGCCGGACGACCCGTACCTGGAGCGGCTGCTGCACGCCTACTTCCCCTCGGCGCTGCACGAGCGCTTCGCCGAGCAGGTCGACGGGCACGCGCTGCGCCGCGAGATCGTCACGACGGTGCTGGTCAACGACACCGTCAACACCGGCGGTACGAGCTTCCTGCACCGGATGCGGGAGGAGACCGGGGCCTCCCTCGAAGAGGTCGTGCGGGCGCACACCGCGGCCCGGGCGATCTTCGGGCTGAACCAGGTCTGGGACGACGTCGAGGCGCTCGACAATGTCGTCGCGGCCGACGTCCAGACCCGGATCCGGCTGCACTCGCGGCGGCTCGTCGAGCGCGGCACCCGCTGGCTGCTCAACAACCGCCCGCAGCCGCTGGAGCTGTCGGAGACCATCGACTTCTTCGCGGAGCGGGTCGCCGGGGTCTGGAAGGAACTGCCGAACCTGCTGCAGGGCAGCGACCTGGAGTGGTTCCAGACGATCCTGGACGAGCTGACCGGCGCGGGCGTGCCCGAGGCGCTGGCCGTGCAGGTGTCCGGCTTCTCGTCGGTCTTCCCGGCGCTGGACATCGTCGCCGTCGCGGACCGGATGGGCAAGGCGCCGCTGGACGTCGCCGAGGTCTACTACGACCTGGGCGAGCGGCTGCGGATCAACCAGCTCCTCGACCGCATCCTGGAGCTGCCGCGCAACGACCGCTGGCAGTCGATGGCCCGCGCCTCGATCCGCGAGGACCTCTTCGCGGCCCAGGCGGCGCTGACCGCGGACGTGCTGTCGGAGGGCAACGGCTCCTCGACGCCCGAGCAGCGCTTCAAGGCCTGGGAGCAGGCCAACGCGGCGATCCTCAGCCGTGCGCGGGCGACGCTGGAGGAGATCTACGGGTCGGAGGGGTTCGATCTGGCGAACCTGTCCGTCGCCATGCGGACCATGCGGACGCTGCTGCGCACCCACAGCTGACGCCGCCACCACGGCGAACGGCCCCGGAAGCCCAGGCTTCCGGGGCCGTCCCCGTTCTCGTCCCCGTCTCCGTCCCCGCGGACGCCGCGGGGACGTGTCCGCTCTAGCGGTGGGCCTCGTACGCCTTGATGACCTCGTCCGTCGGGCCGTCCATCAGCAGTTCGCCGTGCTCCAGCCACAGGGTCCGGTCGCAGGTGTCGCGGATCGACTTGTTGTTGTGGCTGACCAGGAAGACCGTGCCGGCCTCCTTGCGCAGCTCGCGGATGCGGGCCTCGGAGCGCTTCTGGAAGCTGCGGTCGCCGGTGGCCAGGGCCTCGTCGATCATCAGCACGTCGTGGTCCTTGGCCGCGGCGATGGAGAACCGCAGGCGCGCCGCCATACCGGAGGAGTAGGTGCGCATCGGCAGCGAGATGAAGTCGCCCTTCTCGTTGATGCCGGAGAAGTCGACGATGCCGTCGTAGCGCTCGCGGACCTGCTCGCGGCTCATGCCCATGGCCAGGCCGCCCAGCAGGACGTTCTTCTCGCCGGTCAGGTCGTTCATCAGGGCCGCGTTGACGCCCAGCAGCGAGGGCTGGCCGTGGGTGTAGACCTTGCCGCGCTCGGCGGGCAGCAGCCCGGCGACGGCCTTGAGCAGCGTCGACTTGCCCGACCCGTTGGAGCCGATCAGCCCGATCGACTCCCCCCGGTAGGCGGTGAAGGAGACGCCCTTGACCGCGTGCACCTCCCGCACACCGGTGGACGGCTTGCGCCGCACGATCCGGTTCAGCGCCGCGGTGGCGCTGCCCTTGCCCGCGCCCGTGCCGTAGACCCGGTAGACGATGTGCAGATCGTCCGCGATCACCGTCGGAATGCGGGCCTCGTCGGCCTTCGCCGGCGCGGTGCCGGTCCTGCGCTCGGTCACATCCGTACCGTTCGTCTGCTCAGCCACGTCCGTACCGCTCCTCGGCCTTCCAGAAGTACACAAAACCCACGACACCGGCGAGCAGGGCCCAGCCGGCCGCGAACGCCCAGACGTGCGGCGGCAGTTGCTTCGCGGTGAAGCTGTCGATCAGCGCGAAGCGCATCAGGTCGATGTAGACCGCGGCCGGGTTGCCGTTCAGCAGCACCACCACGAACTGCGGGAGGTGCTTGCCCTGCAGGATCACGCTGATGCTGAACATCACGCCGGACGCGTACATCCAGGTCCGCATGATGAAGGGCATCAGCTGCGCCAGGTCCGGGGTCTTCGCGCCCAGTCGCGCCATGACCATCGCCAGGCCCGTGTTGAAGACGAACTGCAGCGTCAGCGCCGGAACCACCAGCAGCCACGACCAGGTCGGGACCTGCCCGAAGCACAGCAGGATGACCGCCAGCACGCCCATGGAGTACAGCAGCTGCTGGAGCTGCGCCAGGCAGAAGGAGATCGGCAGGCAGGCGCGGGGGAAGTGCAGCGCGCGGACCAGGCCGAGGTTGCCGGAGATCGCCCGGGTGCCGGCCATCACCGAGTTCTGCAGGAAGGTGAAGACGAAGACGCCGGTGACCAGGAACGGGACGTAGTCCGGGACGCCCCGCTTCGTGCCGATCAGCACGCCGAAGATCAAGTAGTAGACGGCCGCGTTGAGCAGCGGCGTCAGCACCTGCCAGAGCTGCCCGAGCTTGGCGGTGGTGTACATCGCGGTGAGCTTGGCGCTGGCGAACGAGGTGATGAAGTGCCGCCGGTGCCACAGCTGGCGGGTGTACTCCGGCAGCGAGGGGCGGGCGCCGCTCACCGTGAGGCCATGGCGCTCGGCCAGCGCGCGCAGCTCGGGGTCGGGGGAGGTGCCGCGGGCGGGCGCCGGGCCGGGCGTCGGTGCGGGGGGCGCGAGGGTCTGGGGCATGGCGGAGGCCGCTTTCGCTTGCGTACGGGGGCGGGGGAACGAGAACGGGGACCTACGACGGAACGGGTCCGTATCGTCGCGACGCCGACACTAAAGGGAGCTCACGTCGAAACGCAACCGTAGCGTCGTGACGCTATGCTCAAGGCATGGCAAAAGAGGGCAGCGGGAACGACTCCGCGGCGGCGCGCCGGACCCCGGCAGGCGCCGCCGTACTGCGCGAGGACAAGACCGAGGCGATCCGCGCCGCGGTCTTCGCGGAACTCGCCGCGGCGGGCTTCGCCCGGATGTCCATCGAGGGCATCGCGCGGCGGGCGGGCGTGGGCAAGACCGCCGTCTACCGGCGGTGGCGTTCCAAGCTGCACCTCGTACTCGATGTGGTCTCCGCGGTGGCCGCGGCGGGCATGCCCACGCCGGACACCGGCTCGCTGTCCGGCGACGTCCGGATGCTGCTGGAGGTCGCGGCCCGCGCGCTGCGCCACCCGATGGCCTCGCAGATCGTCCCGGACCTGCTGGCGGAGGCGGCCCGCAGCCCCGAGCTGGCGGCCGCGCTCAAGGCCGCGCTGCACGACAGCCAGGAGGGCGTCGCGGCCGCGGTGGTGGCGCGGGCGGTGGAGCGCGGCGAGCTGCCGCCGGACGTGGACACCCGCCTCGCGCTGGACCTGCTGACCGGGCCGCTGTACTGGCGGCTGCTGGTCACCCGCGACGAGCTGCCCAAGGGCTACCTCGACGCGCTGTCGGCCTCGGTGGTGGCGGCGCTGGGGGCGGGCTGAGGGGGATACGGGGCGGCCGGGCGCCGGGCGGAGGCCCGGCGGGCGGGCGTCGCGGGGCCGGGGCGCCGGCCGGGCGTCGCGGGCCCTGGGGAGGGGGCGAACGGATCCCGTAGCCTCCGGGAAGTTTTTGCGGCGTCAACTTTCTGACCGCTGTTCACCCGGGAAGGTTGTCGTCGTTCACCGGGAAGTTCTGTGGCGCTCAGCACGGATCAGGTCATGTGGTGCGTTTCCGGGCGCGCGGATCTCCCCGGCCGCCCGAATACTGAGGGAGTGTCACCTCCGCACCCGCACCCCGTCTCCCGCCGCCGGCTGCTGCTGGCCACCGGCGGCGGTGTGCTCGCCGTGACGACGGGCGCCGGCGTGTGGGCCCGGCTGACGGACGACACCCGGACGGCCGGACCGGCGGACCCGGGAAGGCCGCTGACCGACCCGGCGCACCAGTCCTTCGTGCACGTCATCGCGCACCCCGACGACGGCCTGTACTTCATGAACCCCGACCTGGAGCAGTCCCTGCGCAGCGGGGCGCGCTCGGTCACCGTCTGCCTCACCGGCGGCGAGGCGGACGGACATAACACCCGCCGCCGCGCGTTCGCCCCCGCCCGCGTCCCGGGCGACCGCGCCGCGTTCTCCCGGGCGCGCGTCAACGGGCTGCGCGCCGCCTGCGCCGCGATGGTCACCGGCGACCCGGCCGCCCGCTGGGACGTCGCGGCGCTCTCCCTGCTGCCCGGCTTCGAGGTGGAGGTGCAGACGCTGCGCGACGCCCCGCAGCTCCAGCTGGTCTTCCTGGAGCTGGTGGAGGCGCGGGCCGTCTGGCAGGCCCGCGCCACCAGCCTGCGCGGTCTGTGGCTGGGGGCCACCGCCACCCTGCCCACGCTGCGCCCGGCCGGAACCCCCGTGCGGCGGCGCCACCGCTA comes from the Streptomyces angustmyceticus genome and includes:
- a CDS encoding ABC transporter ATP-binding protein gives rise to the protein MTERRTGTAPAKADEARIPTVIADDLHIVYRVYGTGAGKGSATAALNRIVRRKPSTGVREVHAVKGVSFTAYRGESIGLIGSNGSGKSTLLKAVAGLLPAERGKVYTHGQPSLLGVNAALMNDLTGEKNVLLGGLAMGMSREQVRERYDGIVDFSGINEKGDFISLPMRTYSSGMAARLRFSIAAAKDHDVLMIDEALATGDRSFQKRSEARIRELRKEAGTVFLVSHNNKSIRDTCDRTLWLEHGELLMDGPTDEVIKAYEAHR
- a CDS encoding ABC transporter permease, which encodes MPQTLAPPAPTPGPAPARGTSPDPELRALAERHGLTVSGARPSLPEYTRQLWHRRHFITSFASAKLTAMYTTAKLGQLWQVLTPLLNAAVYYLIFGVLIGTKRGVPDYVPFLVTGVFVFTFLQNSVMAGTRAISGNLGLVRALHFPRACLPISFCLAQLQQLLYSMGVLAVILLCFGQVPTWSWLLVVPALTLQFVFNTGLAMVMARLGAKTPDLAQLMPFIMRTWMYASGVMFSISVILQGKHLPQFVVVLLNGNPAAVYIDLMRFALIDSFTAKQLPPHVWAFAAGWALLAGVVGFVYFWKAEERYGRG
- a CDS encoding TetR/AcrR family transcriptional regulator is translated as MAKEGSGNDSAAARRTPAGAAVLREDKTEAIRAAVFAELAAAGFARMSIEGIARRAGVGKTAVYRRWRSKLHLVLDVVSAVAAAGMPTPDTGSLSGDVRMLLEVAARALRHPMASQIVPDLLAEAARSPELAAALKAALHDSQEGVAAAVVARAVERGELPPDVDTRLALDLLTGPLYWRLLVTRDELPKGYLDALSASVVAALGAG